From Loxodonta africana isolate mLoxAfr1 chromosome 2, mLoxAfr1.hap2, whole genome shotgun sequence, the proteins below share one genomic window:
- the NSA2 gene encoding ribosome biogenesis protein NSA2 homolog, whose amino-acid sequence MPQNEYIELHRKRYGYRLDYHEKKRKKESREAHERSKKAKKMIGLKAKLYHKQRHAEKIQMKKTIKMHEKRNTKQKNDEKTPQGAVPAYLLDREGQSRAKVLSNMIKQKRKEKAGKWEVPLPKVRAQGETEVLKVIRTGKRKKKAWKRMVTKVCFVGDGFTRKPPKYERFIRPMGLRFKKAHVTHPELKATFCLPILGVKKNPSSPLYTTLGVITKGTVIEVNVSELGLVTQGGKVIWGKYAQVTNNPENDGCINAVLLV is encoded by the exons ATG CCACAAAATGAATATATTGAGTTACACCGTAAGCGCTATGGATATCGTTTGGATTAccatgagaaaaagagaaagaaggaaagtcgAGAGGCTCACGAACGttcaaaaaaggcaaaaaagatgaTTGGCCTAAAGGCTAAGCTCTACCATAAGCAACGCCATGCTgagaaaatacaaatgaaaaagaC TATCAAGATGCATGAAAAGAGAAACACCAAACAAAAGAATGATGAGAAGACTCCACAAGGTGCAGTACCTGCCTATCTGCTGGATAGAGAGGGGCAGTCCCGAGCTAAAGTACTTTCCAATATGATTAAACAAAAACGAAAAGAGAAAGCG GGAAAATGGGAAGTCCCTCTGCCCAAAGTCCGTGCCCAGGGAGAAACAGAAGTATTAAAAGTCATTCgaacaggaaagagaaaaaagaaagcatgGAAGAGGATGGTTACTAAAGTCTGCTTTGTTGGGGATGGCTTTACGCGAAAACCACCTAAATATGAACGATTCATCAGACCGATG GGCTTACGTTTCAAGAAGGCTCATGTAACACATCCTGAACTTAAAGCCACCTTTTGCTTGCCGATACTTGGTGTAAAGAAGAATCCCTCATCCCCACTATATACAACTTTGGGTGTTATTACCAAAGGTACTGTCATTGAGGTGAACGTGAGCGAGTTGGGCCTTGTGACACAAGGAGGCAAGGTTATTTGGG gaaaATATGCCCAGGTTACCAACAATCCTGAAAATGATGGATGCATAAATGCAGTCTTACTGGTTTGA